A genomic window from Candidatus Deferrimicrobium borealis includes:
- the truB gene encoding tRNA pseudouridine(55) synthase TruB, whose protein sequence is MTAGVLVVDKPPGITSFDAVQAVGRILKERKCGHAGTLDPMATGVLPVCVGAATKIAGYLAEEEKEYEAGFAFGVATDTGDATGKPVEERPGATVPEGAVAEALAALVGTFEQVPPAYSAVKVGGVRSYTLARKGMEVPLAARRVTVREARLLSFGPDRFRVFLSVSKGFYVRSLPRDLGARLGVPLTVSELRRTRVGPFRVSMAVTLDALRERARGVGASSLLIPIVDALGRFPHWEVPAEAISQVRNGRLSGPWLVERAAASTGDLALLVTSRRDPLAIVGRDPAGLWKIVRGI, encoded by the coding sequence GTGACGGCGGGGGTGCTGGTCGTCGACAAACCCCCGGGGATCACCTCCTTCGACGCGGTCCAGGCCGTGGGTCGGATCTTGAAGGAGCGGAAGTGCGGCCACGCCGGTACCCTCGACCCGATGGCCACCGGCGTCCTGCCCGTGTGCGTCGGGGCCGCCACGAAGATCGCGGGCTACCTCGCGGAGGAAGAGAAGGAGTACGAGGCGGGATTCGCGTTCGGTGTCGCGACGGACACCGGCGACGCCACGGGGAAGCCCGTGGAGGAGCGTCCGGGGGCCACGGTCCCGGAAGGCGCCGTGGCGGAGGCGCTGGCGGCGCTGGTGGGGACGTTCGAGCAGGTCCCCCCGGCGTACTCCGCGGTCAAGGTGGGCGGCGTGCGCTCCTACACGCTTGCGCGGAAGGGGATGGAGGTCCCTCTCGCGGCGCGCCGGGTCACGGTTCGCGAGGCGCGGCTCCTCTCCTTCGGGCCGGACCGGTTTCGGGTGTTCCTCTCCGTCTCGAAGGGATTCTACGTCCGGTCGCTGCCGCGCGATCTGGGCGCGCGTCTCGGGGTTCCGCTGACGGTCTCGGAGCTGCGGCGCACCCGGGTCGGGCCGTTCCGCGTTTCGATGGCGGTGACGCTGGACGCGTTGCGCGAGCGGGCACGGGGCGTGGGGGCGTCCTCCCTGCTCATCCCGATCGTCGATGCGCTCGGGCGTTTCCCTCACTGGGAAGTGCCGGCGGAGGCGATCTCCCAGGTTCGCAACGGACGGCTTTCCGGCCCGTGGCTGGTCGAGCGCGCCGCGGCTTCCACGGGGGATCTCGCGCTGCTGGTGACTTCGCGGCGGGACCCGCTGGCGATCGTCGGCCGGGATCCGGCGGGGCTCTGGAAAATCGTTCGGGGCATCTGA
- a CDS encoding bifunctional oligoribonuclease/PAP phosphatase NrnA, which translates to MRGDLSAICRVLREKDRFLIACHENPEGDAIGSELALALALRKMGKTATVLNADPVPGNLLFLPGAGTVVFGEDGSTYDVAVVVDCGSTDRTGRVAGELRKCPLLVNIDHHRTNGDLGELSLVDPDAAATGLLIHRVLSAMGFEIGLDVATNIYVAILTDTGSFHYGSSSPEAFEVAGEMVRRGVDPWSVAEQVYETQSFLRLRLLGRVLDSLEVSAGGRIACITTMREDLREFAAGKDALEGFINYPRSIVGVEVAVSLREEEVDVFRVSFRSKGRVDVSAVAARFGGGGHRNAAGCTVPGPLVDVKGRVLDALAAVLS; encoded by the coding sequence GTGAGGGGTGACCTCTCCGCGATCTGCCGGGTCCTGCGGGAAAAGGACCGCTTCCTCATCGCCTGCCACGAAAATCCGGAAGGGGACGCGATCGGTTCCGAGTTGGCGCTCGCCCTGGCCCTGCGGAAGATGGGAAAGACCGCGACGGTGCTCAACGCCGACCCGGTTCCCGGCAACCTCCTCTTCCTTCCGGGGGCCGGCACGGTCGTCTTCGGGGAGGACGGTTCGACGTACGACGTGGCGGTCGTGGTGGATTGCGGTTCGACGGATCGGACGGGGCGCGTCGCCGGGGAGCTGCGGAAGTGCCCCCTGCTCGTGAACATCGACCATCATCGGACGAACGGCGACCTCGGAGAGCTCTCCCTGGTCGATCCCGACGCCGCCGCGACCGGGCTCCTCATCCACCGGGTCCTCTCGGCGATGGGGTTCGAGATCGGCCTCGACGTGGCGACCAACATCTACGTCGCCATCCTCACGGACACCGGGTCGTTCCATTACGGAAGCTCCTCGCCGGAAGCGTTCGAGGTGGCCGGGGAGATGGTCCGCCGGGGGGTCGACCCGTGGTCCGTGGCGGAGCAGGTGTATGAGACGCAGAGCTTCCTCCGCCTGCGGCTGCTCGGCCGGGTGCTCGATTCCCTGGAGGTCTCCGCCGGCGGAAGGATCGCCTGCATCACCACGATGCGCGAAGACCTGCGGGAGTTCGCCGCAGGGAAGGATGCCCTCGAGGGATTCATCAATTACCCCCGTTCCATCGTCGGTGTCGAAGTCGCCGTCTCCCTTCGCGAGGAGGAGGTTGATGTCTTCCGCGTGAGCTTCCGCTCCAAGGGGCGTGTCGACGTCTCCGCCGTCGCCGCCCGGTTCGGCGGCGGGGGCCATCGCAACGCCGCCGGGTGCACCGTCCCGGGGCCTCTCGTCGACGTGAAGGGGAGAGTGCTCGATGCGCTCGCGGCCGTGTTGTCGTGA
- the rbfA gene encoding 30S ribosome-binding factor RbfA produces MKGRGDRPARVGERIREELSLLLLRKVNDPGVASVTVTEVSVTKDLRIAHVNYSALVAPSGRPAVAKALRRSSGFLRRELGHTLGLRYAPELQFHYDDSFDRGARIDAILREIPQGEEGPGEG; encoded by the coding sequence ATGAAGGGCCGCGGCGACCGTCCCGCGCGCGTCGGCGAGAGGATCCGGGAAGAACTCTCCCTCCTCCTGCTGCGGAAAGTGAACGACCCCGGGGTGGCGTCGGTCACCGTCACCGAGGTTTCCGTGACGAAGGACCTTCGGATCGCCCACGTGAATTACTCCGCTCTCGTCGCCCCTTCGGGCCGACCGGCCGTGGCCAAGGCGCTCCGTCGGTCCTCCGGTTTCCTGCGGCGGGAGCTCGGCCATACCCTCGGCCTGCGGTACGCCCCGGAACTCCAATTCCACTACGACGACTCGTTCGACCGCGGCGCCCGGATCGACGCGATCCTCCGTGAAATCCCGCAGGGGGAGGAGGGGCCGGGTGAGGGGTGA
- a CDS encoding DUF503 domain-containing protein: MAVLIAELLFPDAASLKDKRRRLAGLVARIRANYPVSVAEVGGQDLWQRGTVGAALVTTDGRLARSMLDRIAGGIGRDGEVELLSSRVEFFHPEGSETE; the protein is encoded by the coding sequence GTGGCGGTTCTGATCGCGGAGCTTCTCTTTCCGGACGCCGCGTCCCTCAAGGACAAGCGGCGGCGCCTCGCGGGTCTCGTCGCGCGGATCCGCGCCAACTACCCCGTATCGGTCGCCGAGGTGGGGGGACAGGATCTCTGGCAGCGGGGGACCGTCGGCGCGGCGCTGGTGACGACCGACGGGCGGCTTGCCCGGTCGATGCTCGACCGGATCGCCGGGGGGATCGGCCGGGACGGCGAGGTGGAGCTTCTCTCCTCCCGCGTCGAATTTTTCCATCCCGAGGGGAGCGAAACGGAATGA
- the infB gene encoding translation initiation factor IF-2, protein MDKVRVRDLAKELGMETSKEVLAFLERIGVKGKSASSNLEGEMIDRVRAHFRKPAPPPPPPRTTTLTRSDGVLERRSKNVILRRGTPTPPPAPEPPPEEPPAPPGIVEVPPPVVAAEAPAGPPPEKVPEVLVEPPVPEPTVRVIEKPAAPPKPEDVRKEKEKKWKKTRPHEKKVQKAVLKQTIIQEVLAEPEADAKKPEAEGVMPAPEVVVRQFQPGRAPKRRGGRPVREKKAPSTVPPKASKRNLKIEEVVTVGDLAHRMGVKAADVIKKLIEMGMPTTVNQLLDADTAALLAQEYGFVVENVAPEVESLIDQEEDRAEDLRPRPPVVTIMGHVDHGKTTLLDAIRQSNVTGSEAGGITQHIGAYEVEHNGRRVVFLDTPGHEAFTSMRARGASVTDIVILVVGADDGVMPQTVESIDHAKAAGVPIVVAVNKIDKPGAQPDRIRQQLSDHGLNPEEWGGQTLYANVSAKKKIGINELIEIVLLQADVLDLKGNPTKFARGTVIESRLEKGRGPVATVLVADGTLKVGDAIVTGVHYGRVRSLLNHKGKRLDDAPPGTPVEIQGLSGLPDAGQKFAVLKDERTARQIALHRGEKERERAVVRPRMSLEDLHKQIDEGLVKELNIVIKSDVQGSMEALRFSLNKLADVKVKVAVIHSGVGGISESDVMLASASSAVIIGFNVRPEPKAAVLAEREGVDIRLYSIIYDVVDDVKKAMEGLLDPTLKEVVLGRAEVRNMFHISKIGTIAGCSVLSGKISRGASIRLLRDSVVVYEGKLSSLKRFKDDVKEVAEGYECGLGIDGYNDLQVGDHIEAFMIEKIAGTLA, encoded by the coding sequence ATGGACAAGGTTCGCGTGCGTGATCTGGCCAAGGAACTCGGGATGGAAACCAGCAAGGAGGTCCTTGCCTTCCTGGAGCGGATCGGCGTCAAGGGGAAATCGGCGTCCAGCAATCTCGAGGGGGAGATGATCGATCGGGTCAGAGCCCATTTCCGGAAACCCGCTCCGCCCCCGCCTCCGCCCCGCACCACCACGTTGACCCGCTCCGACGGAGTGCTGGAGCGCCGTTCGAAGAATGTGATCCTGCGGCGCGGGACTCCGACCCCGCCCCCCGCGCCCGAGCCGCCCCCCGAGGAGCCGCCCGCGCCTCCCGGGATCGTCGAGGTGCCGCCGCCCGTCGTCGCCGCCGAAGCCCCCGCGGGACCGCCGCCGGAAAAGGTCCCCGAGGTGTTGGTCGAGCCGCCGGTCCCGGAACCGACGGTTCGGGTGATCGAAAAGCCCGCCGCGCCCCCCAAGCCGGAGGATGTGCGGAAAGAGAAGGAAAAGAAGTGGAAGAAGACGAGGCCGCACGAAAAGAAGGTGCAGAAGGCGGTGCTCAAGCAGACGATCATCCAGGAAGTCCTCGCCGAGCCGGAGGCCGACGCGAAGAAGCCGGAGGCGGAGGGCGTCATGCCCGCGCCCGAGGTGGTGGTGCGGCAGTTCCAGCCCGGCCGCGCCCCGAAGAGGAGGGGGGGGCGGCCCGTCCGCGAGAAGAAGGCCCCCTCGACGGTCCCGCCCAAGGCGAGCAAGCGGAATCTGAAGATCGAGGAGGTCGTGACCGTCGGGGACCTGGCCCATCGCATGGGCGTCAAGGCCGCCGACGTCATCAAGAAGCTGATCGAGATGGGGATGCCCACCACCGTCAACCAGCTGCTCGATGCCGACACCGCCGCGCTCCTCGCGCAGGAGTACGGTTTCGTCGTGGAAAACGTCGCCCCCGAGGTGGAGAGCCTGATCGACCAGGAGGAGGACCGCGCGGAAGACCTTCGGCCGCGCCCCCCGGTGGTCACCATCATGGGGCACGTCGATCACGGCAAGACCACGCTGCTCGATGCCATCCGGCAGAGCAACGTCACGGGGTCGGAGGCGGGCGGGATCACCCAGCACATCGGGGCCTATGAAGTGGAGCACAACGGCCGGCGGGTGGTCTTCCTCGATACGCCGGGCCACGAGGCGTTCACCTCGATGCGCGCCCGGGGCGCCTCCGTGACCGACATCGTCATCCTCGTGGTCGGGGCGGACGACGGCGTGATGCCGCAGACGGTGGAGTCGATCGATCACGCCAAGGCGGCGGGGGTGCCGATCGTCGTCGCGGTGAACAAGATCGACAAGCCGGGCGCCCAGCCCGACCGGATCCGCCAGCAGCTCTCCGATCATGGCCTGAATCCCGAGGAGTGGGGCGGACAGACGCTCTACGCGAACGTCTCCGCGAAGAAGAAGATAGGCATCAACGAACTCATCGAAATCGTCCTCCTGCAGGCGGACGTCCTCGACCTCAAGGGGAACCCGACGAAGTTCGCCCGCGGTACGGTCATCGAGTCCCGGCTGGAGAAGGGGCGTGGTCCCGTCGCCACCGTCCTGGTGGCCGATGGAACGCTGAAGGTGGGCGACGCCATCGTCACGGGGGTCCACTACGGGCGTGTCCGCTCGCTGCTGAACCACAAGGGGAAGCGGCTCGACGATGCCCCTCCCGGGACCCCCGTCGAGATCCAGGGGCTGTCCGGCCTGCCGGACGCCGGCCAGAAGTTCGCCGTCCTGAAAGATGAGCGGACGGCCCGGCAGATCGCCCTCCACCGGGGCGAGAAGGAGCGGGAGCGCGCCGTGGTGCGCCCGCGGATGAGCCTCGAGGATCTGCACAAGCAGATCGACGAGGGTCTGGTGAAGGAACTGAACATCGTGATCAAATCCGACGTCCAGGGATCGATGGAGGCGCTCCGCTTCTCCCTCAACAAACTGGCCGACGTGAAGGTCAAGGTCGCCGTCATCCACTCCGGCGTCGGGGGGATCTCCGAGTCCGACGTGATGCTCGCCTCCGCCTCCTCCGCCGTGATCATCGGGTTCAACGTCCGGCCCGAACCGAAAGCGGCCGTGCTCGCGGAACGCGAAGGGGTGGACATCCGGCTCTACTCCATCATCTACGACGTGGTGGACGACGTGAAAAAGGCGATGGAGGGGCTCCTCGATCCCACCCTCAAGGAGGTCGTCCTGGGCCGGGCCGAGGTCCGCAACATGTTCCACATCTCCAAGATCGGAACGATCGCCGGCTGCAGCGTCCTTTCGGGAAAGATCTCCCGCGGCGCGAGCATCCGCCTCCTTCGGGACAGCGTCGTCGTGTACGAGGGGAAGCTCTCCTCCCTGAAGCGGTTCAAGGACGACGTCAAGGAGGTCGCGGAGGGGTACGAGTGCGGCCTCGGGATCGACGGGTACAACGACCTCCAGGTAGGCGACCATATCGAGGCGTTCATGATCGAGAAGATCGCCGGCACGCTGGCGTGA
- a CDS encoding YlxR family protein yields MQCGAVREKGGLLRIAGKPGIGWTPDPGGKLPGRGIYLCPVGECVDRFSARVRTPKGGARWKMGVAGKELADRLAASRRDGLKT; encoded by the coding sequence GTGCAGTGCGGGGCCGTCCGGGAGAAGGGCGGGCTGCTCCGGATCGCGGGGAAACCGGGAATCGGCTGGACGCCCGACCCCGGGGGGAAGCTGCCGGGCCGGGGGATCTATCTCTGCCCCGTCGGGGAGTGCGTCGATCGGTTCTCGGCGAGGGTTCGAACGCCGAAGGGCGGGGCCCGCTGGAAGATGGGCGTCGCAGGCAAGGAACTGGCGGACCGTCTGGCCGCATCGCGGCGGGATGGGTTGAAAACGTAG
- the nusA gene encoding transcription termination factor NusA — protein sequence MILDVGQIISQLGKEKGIDKAVIIMAIKEALETAARKKYGMNKILEATYDSDTGEFEILSFRTATATVVDPDTQMTLEEAQVLDPEAQLGDSLGERLSTKDLGRIAAQTARQIIMQKVKDAEREVIYNEFIGRKGEILNGIVQRYERDCLVIDLGKTEAIMPPSEQIPRERYRQGDRIRAYIKDVTKTSRGPEILLSRADPRVILKLFEQEVPEVYEGVVSILSVAREPGFRTKIAVRSRDRDVDPVGACVGMKGSRVQSVVQELRGERIDIIAWDEDPARFVCNALQPAEIIRVLVNESGKSMEVVVPEEQLLLAIGKRGQNVKLASKLVGWHIEVRAEGHVEDALKRAEGLFAKKPEGVASEVPPPEGEGPAAASPEEGAVAVAEAGESPETPPAEGVGVDAKDAGTPKE from the coding sequence ATGATCCTGGACGTGGGACAGATCATTTCCCAGTTGGGCAAGGAAAAAGGGATCGACAAGGCCGTCATCATAATGGCGATCAAGGAAGCCCTCGAGACCGCCGCAAGGAAGAAGTACGGGATGAACAAGATCCTCGAGGCGACCTACGATTCCGACACCGGGGAGTTCGAGATCCTCTCGTTCCGCACGGCGACGGCGACGGTCGTCGACCCCGACACGCAGATGACCCTCGAGGAGGCGCAGGTCCTCGACCCCGAGGCGCAGTTGGGCGACAGCCTCGGCGAGCGGCTGAGCACGAAAGACCTGGGGCGGATCGCCGCCCAGACGGCGCGCCAGATCATCATGCAGAAGGTGAAGGATGCGGAGCGCGAGGTCATCTACAACGAGTTCATCGGCCGGAAGGGGGAGATCCTGAACGGCATCGTGCAGCGGTACGAGCGCGACTGCCTCGTCATCGACCTCGGGAAGACCGAGGCGATCATGCCCCCCTCGGAACAGATTCCCCGCGAGCGATACCGCCAGGGCGACAGGATCCGGGCCTACATCAAGGACGTCACCAAGACGTCCCGGGGGCCGGAGATTCTTCTTTCACGGGCCGACCCGAGGGTGATCCTGAAGCTCTTCGAACAGGAAGTTCCCGAGGTCTACGAGGGGGTGGTCTCCATCCTCAGCGTAGCGAGGGAGCCCGGGTTCCGCACGAAGATCGCCGTGCGCTCCAGGGACCGGGACGTCGACCCCGTAGGCGCGTGCGTCGGCATGAAGGGGTCCCGGGTGCAGAGCGTCGTGCAGGAGCTTCGCGGGGAGCGGATCGACATCATCGCCTGGGACGAGGACCCCGCCCGGTTCGTCTGCAACGCCCTTCAGCCGGCCGAGATCATCCGGGTGCTGGTAAACGAGTCCGGAAAGAGCATGGAAGTGGTCGTCCCCGAGGAGCAGCTGCTTCTGGCCATCGGGAAACGGGGGCAGAACGTGAAGCTCGCATCCAAGCTGGTCGGCTGGCACATCGAGGTGCGGGCCGAGGGGCATGTCGAGGACGCCCTGAAGCGGGCCGAGGGGCTGTTCGCGAAGAAGCCGGAAGGCGTGGCTTCGGAGGTGCCGCCGCCCGAAGGCGAAGGCCCCGCCGCAGCGTCACCAGAGGAAGGCGCGGTTGCTGTGGCGGAGGCCGGCGAGTCCCCCGAAACGCCTCCGGCGGAAGGTGTGGGCGTTGACGCGAAGGATGCCGGGACTCCCAAGGAGTAG
- a CDS encoding ribosome maturation factor RimP, with translation MDTVKIETLAGEVARDLSLSLFDVEIAREGPRTILRVYIEREGGVSLSDIATFSRRFGAILEVDDPMDGPYVLEVSSPGVTRRLRRPEHFERSLGKRVRVNLAAPREGRRNLVGELSNCDGEGIEVVVDGTRYRVPYGEIRKATLDVTHEELFGKGKKTR, from the coding sequence ATGGACACCGTGAAGATCGAGACGCTGGCCGGGGAAGTCGCCCGGGACCTGTCCCTCTCCCTGTTCGACGTCGAAATCGCAAGGGAAGGGCCGAGGACTATCCTCCGGGTATATATTGAGCGTGAGGGCGGGGTCTCGCTTTCCGATATCGCGACGTTCAGCCGCCGGTTCGGCGCGATCCTCGAGGTCGACGACCCCATGGACGGCCCCTACGTGCTCGAGGTTTCCTCCCCCGGCGTGACCCGACGGCTGCGGCGGCCGGAGCACTTCGAACGGTCGCTGGGGAAGCGGGTCCGGGTGAACCTGGCGGCGCCGCGGGAGGGACGGCGGAACCTCGTCGGAGAACTCTCCAACTGCGACGGCGAGGGGATCGAGGTCGTGGTGGACGGGACGAGGTATCGGGTGCCGTACGGGGAGATCCGGAAGGCGACCCTGGACGTGACGCACGAAGAACTCTTCGGGAAGGGAAAGAAAACGCGATGA
- a CDS encoding dihydroorotate dehydrogenase, translated as MTHSVTPDLSARVGSVLLKNPVMSASGTFGYGLEFMPFYDISRLGAVIVKGLSLLPTPGNPPGRIVETPAGMLNAIGLQNIGVERFVNEVAPRLDDAGAVYVANVYGRTIEEYEAVARRLSDLPGLAAIEVNASCPNVKEGGIAFGSSPGGLSGLTRRVRAATEKPLWVKLSPNVSDIGAIARAAEEAGADAVTLINTIVGMAVDPRTRRPMLSNVTGGLSGPAVKPVALRMVWEACKAVKIPVVGIGGIQSPGDALEFLLVGAAAVQVGTANFRNPNACVEIVDGIREFFVREKIFRLDDYRGTLLLRE; from the coding sequence GTGACGCACTCCGTGACCCCCGACCTCTCCGCGCGGGTGGGGAGCGTGCTCCTCAAGAACCCGGTGATGAGCGCCTCCGGAACGTTCGGATACGGCCTGGAATTCATGCCGTTCTACGACATTTCCCGACTGGGGGCGGTGATCGTCAAGGGCCTTTCCCTCCTCCCGACGCCGGGCAATCCCCCCGGGCGGATCGTGGAGACCCCCGCGGGGATGCTGAACGCGATCGGCCTGCAGAACATCGGGGTCGAACGGTTCGTGAACGAGGTGGCGCCGCGTCTGGACGACGCGGGGGCCGTGTACGTCGCGAACGTCTACGGGCGAACGATCGAGGAGTACGAGGCGGTGGCGCGTCGGCTCTCCGATCTCCCCGGGCTCGCGGCGATCGAGGTGAACGCCTCCTGCCCCAACGTGAAGGAGGGGGGGATCGCCTTCGGTTCGAGCCCCGGGGGGCTTTCCGGGCTCACCCGGCGGGTGCGTGCCGCCACGGAAAAGCCGTTGTGGGTGAAACTCTCTCCGAACGTGTCGGACATCGGCGCGATCGCGCGCGCGGCCGAGGAGGCGGGGGCCGACGCGGTGACCCTCATCAACACCATCGTCGGGATGGCGGTGGACCCCCGGACGCGCCGGCCGATGCTCTCCAACGTGACCGGAGGCCTCTCCGGCCCTGCGGTGAAGCCGGTGGCGCTTCGGATGGTGTGGGAGGCGTGCAAGGCGGTGAAGATCCCGGTGGTCGGGATCGGGGGGATCCAGAGCCCCGGGGACGCCCTCGAGTTCCTGCTGGTGGGCGCCGCCGCGGTGCAGGTGGGGACGGCGAACTTCCGCAACCCGAACGCGTGTGTCGAGATCGTCGACGGGATCCGGGAATTTTTCGTCCGGGAGAAGATCTTCCGCCTCGACGACTACCGGGGGACGCTTCTCCTGCGGGAGTAA
- a CDS encoding dihydroorotate dehydrogenase electron transfer subunit, which produces MPHGSPRFVHGKILHNSGSGIFYRMEVAIPERIDFVPGQFAMVSGWPGNDPLLPRPLAIFRSGGVRGKGTVEFVYKVVGRGTALLSGLHAGDPLALTLPLGHGFEFPGEDRSWWLVGGGVGFSSVFPAAVALEGERADFEIFLGARSRDQLPPGEWIPGGAVPGRVHLCTDDGTAGFFGTAAAALRDRIDRRRSAGPSRVSILACGPREMLKAVAELALPLDIRVQVSLESSMACGFGVCWGCVTAIRDGEKSGYRRICKEGPVFDAREVVW; this is translated from the coding sequence ATGCCGCACGGTAGCCCCCGGTTCGTCCACGGAAAGATCCTCCACAATTCGGGGAGCGGCATCTTCTACCGGATGGAGGTGGCGATCCCGGAACGGATCGACTTCGTCCCCGGCCAGTTCGCGATGGTCTCCGGGTGGCCGGGGAACGATCCGCTGCTGCCGCGGCCTCTTGCGATCTTCCGATCCGGCGGCGTTCGTGGAAAAGGGACCGTCGAGTTCGTGTACAAGGTCGTAGGGCGCGGGACGGCCCTCCTGTCCGGCCTCCACGCCGGCGATCCCCTCGCCCTCACGCTTCCGCTCGGACACGGGTTCGAGTTCCCCGGCGAGGACCGTTCCTGGTGGCTGGTGGGGGGCGGGGTCGGCTTCTCCAGCGTCTTCCCCGCCGCGGTGGCGCTCGAGGGGGAGCGGGCGGATTTCGAGATCTTCCTCGGAGCGCGGTCCCGGGACCAGCTTCCCCCGGGGGAGTGGATCCCGGGCGGCGCCGTTCCGGGCCGGGTGCACCTGTGCACCGACGACGGGACGGCGGGTTTCTTCGGGACCGCCGCCGCGGCCCTCAGGGACCGGATCGATCGGCGGAGATCGGCCGGGCCGTCGCGCGTCTCGATCCTCGCGTGCGGGCCCCGCGAGATGCTGAAAGCCGTCGCGGAACTCGCCCTCCCCCTCGACATCCGGGTTCAGGTGTCCCTCGAAAGCTCGATGGCGTGCGGTTTCGGCGTCTGCTGGGGGTGCGTCACGGCGATTCGGGACGGCGAGAAGTCCGGGTACCGGAGGATCTGCAAGGAAGGACCGGTCTTCGACGCGAGGGAGGTCGTCTGGTGA
- the rimI gene encoding ribosomal protein S18-alanine N-acetyltransferase, translated as MRIREMGPSDLDGVMAIEEASFPTPWSRGMFIEDFPRDFSDTLVAAGTEDEVLGYSVCWTIAGEAHLLNIAVHPARRGEGIGRALLSECIRRAARAGASLIFLEVRAGNEAALRLYRSMGFAFRGIRKGYYTDTGEDAVILDREVRKSDAAR; from the coding sequence GTGCGCATCCGGGAGATGGGCCCGTCGGACCTCGACGGCGTGATGGCGATCGAGGAGGCGTCCTTCCCGACGCCCTGGTCCCGGGGGATGTTCATCGAGGATTTCCCGCGCGACTTCTCCGACACCCTGGTCGCGGCGGGGACGGAGGACGAGGTCCTCGGATACTCCGTCTGCTGGACCATCGCGGGGGAGGCTCACCTGTTGAACATCGCCGTGCACCCCGCGCGGCGGGGGGAGGGGATCGGCCGGGCGCTCCTGTCCGAGTGCATCCGGCGCGCGGCGCGGGCGGGGGCTTCGCTGATCTTCCTGGAGGTGCGCGCCGGAAACGAGGCCGCGCTGCGGCTGTACCGCTCGATGGGGTTCGCGTTCCGGGGGATCCGGAAGGGGTATTACACAGACACCGGAGAGGATGCCGTCATCCTCGATCGGGAGGTACGGAAGAGCGATGCCGCACGGTAG
- a CDS encoding ketoacyl-ACP synthase III yields MRGARIIGTGRALPKRVVRNEELTRLMDTSDEWIVQRTGVRERRYADPGTGSSHLGAEAARKAIANSGITVNDIDLIVFATLSPDHIFPGNGVLLQERLGMRTVGALDVRDQCTGFVYGLSVAEAYIKGGFHDHVLVVGAEVHSTGIDFSTKGRDVAVIFGDGAGAVVVGPAEPGRGILSSHLHSEGKYARELWLESPSFLDNPWITHEMIDAGKHYAKMNGRHVFTHAVRRFPEVTREALEKNGLTVADLSLLIPHQANLRITQAVGAALQLPEGKVFSNVERYGNTTAASIPIALDECLEQGRIREGDIVCLASFGSGFTWASTLLRW; encoded by the coding sequence ATGCGCGGAGCGCGGATCATCGGCACGGGGCGGGCCCTACCAAAGCGCGTGGTGCGGAACGAGGAACTGACGCGGCTGATGGATACGTCGGACGAGTGGATCGTCCAGCGCACCGGGGTCCGGGAGCGCAGGTACGCCGATCCGGGGACGGGCTCGTCCCACCTCGGCGCCGAGGCCGCGCGCAAGGCGATCGCGAACTCCGGGATCACGGTGAACGACATCGACCTGATCGTCTTCGCGACCCTCTCGCCGGATCATATCTTTCCCGGGAACGGCGTCCTGCTCCAGGAGCGGCTCGGGATGCGGACCGTGGGCGCCCTCGACGTGCGCGACCAGTGCACCGGCTTCGTCTACGGACTCTCCGTGGCGGAGGCGTACATCAAGGGCGGGTTCCACGACCACGTCCTGGTGGTCGGCGCCGAGGTGCACAGCACCGGGATCGACTTCAGCACGAAGGGGCGCGACGTGGCGGTGATCTTCGGGGACGGCGCGGGGGCGGTCGTCGTCGGCCCCGCGGAACCGGGGAGGGGGATCCTCTCCTCCCACCTTCATTCCGAGGGGAAATACGCGAGGGAACTGTGGCTCGAAAGCCCCAGTTTTCTCGACAACCCCTGGATCACCCACGAGATGATCGACGCCGGGAAACATTACGCGAAGATGAACGGCCGGCACGTCTTTACCCACGCGGTCCGGCGCTTCCCCGAGGTGACTCGCGAGGCCCTCGAAAAGAACGGCCTCACCGTGGCGGATCTTTCCCTGCTCATTCCCCACCAGGCGAACCTGCGGATCACCCAGGCGGTCGGGGCCGCCCTCCAGCTGCCCGAGGGGAAGGTGTTCTCCAACGTCGAGCGGTACGGGAACACGACGGCGGCGTCGATTCCGATCGCGCTCGACGAGTGCCTCGAGCAGGGCCGGATCCGGGAGGGGGACATCGTCTGCCTCGCCTCGTTCGGATCCGGGTTCACCTGGGCCTCGACGCTCCTCCGCTGGTAG